In one window of Micromonospora cathayae DNA:
- a CDS encoding ferredoxin, translated as MRITVDQDRCCGSGQCALAAPDVFDQRDEDGVVVLLNPSPAAERLADVTDAAAVCPASAITVEP; from the coding sequence ATGCGGATCACCGTCGACCAGGACAGGTGCTGCGGGTCCGGGCAGTGCGCGCTGGCCGCGCCGGACGTGTTCGACCAGCGTGACGAGGACGGTGTGGTGGTGCTCCTGAACCCGTCGCCCGCCGCCGAACGGCTCGCCGACGTCACCGACGCCGCGGCGGTCTGCCCGGCGTCGGCGATCACTGTAGAGCCCTGA